A stretch of DNA from Endozoicomonas sp. 8E:
AGTTCATAACAGGTTGGTCAGTGAAACTAAGAAAATGCCTTTCGGCACATGCAGGAAGGCGTCACTCAGTGACAGCAGACAATAAATGATTCCTCCGTAGTTCAGTGATTTTCACTATGCCATCCTCGCTGGATGTGATCACCTGACTGCCGTCGCCGCTAAAGGTGGCTGATGAGATCCAGTCATCATGGGCAATGTTGGCCTTTTCTAACCATGAGCCATTATCCTGCTGTCCAATGATTTTTGCCGTTTTACATTGCCTGGCAGTCGTCACCAGGTGGCGGCCATCAGGACTGAAGTTGACTGATGTAACCTCATTTTTATGATAAATAATGGTTTCTTCTTCCCAGGATCCATCGGCTTTCCGGCCATAGATTTTCATCATACAATCTTTGTTGGCAGTCGCCAGACGGCTGCCATCGGGGCTGAAGGTGGCCAATTTGACACCGTTACTGTGTTGAATGAGGGTATTTTCTTCCCATGTTCCATCGGACTTCTTCTCAAAGAGTTTCGCCCTGCAATCCCGACTGGCGGTGACCAGATAGCAATCATTGGGGCTGAAGTTGGCTGAAATAACTCTACCACTGTGGGGAATGGAATCTTTTTCTTCCCATGAACCATCAGCTTTCTGGCTATGGATTCTCACCATTTTATCCCAACAGGTGGTTACCACCTGGCAGCTATCATTGCTGAAGTTGGCTGAAAAGAGAGCGTTTTTAAGGATCGCCGTTAATTGCCATGATCCATCATCCTTCCGGCTATGGATTTTCCCTGTTTTATCCCAACTGGTGGTCACCGCATGTCGACTATCGGTGCTGAAGCTGGCTGAATGGATGATACCTATATGGAGAATGGTGGTGTTTGGTTCCCATGATTCATCGCATGCCAGATCATATATCTTCGCCGTTTTAAAACTTACGGTTAATACATTATGACTATCGGGGCTGAAAATGGCTGAGTCGACCCATTTGTCATGGGGAATAGTGGTTTTTATTTCCCATATTCCATTAGCCTTGAGGCCATAGATTTTTGCCGTGTGGTCTTCATTGGCTGTGACCAGATAGCGGCCATCAACACTGAGGTCGGCTGAGTTGACTTTATTGGCGGATGCCACATGGCTTTGATCGTCAATGGTGGCTCTGGTGACTAATTCAAAGGTTTCACAGTTAGACATCAGTTCAGCCCTGGTGAAAAATAATAGAGCAGGCAAATAAGCACCTGTGGGCTGGCGATCTGTGAGTGATTCGAGTAACGCCTTATCATTCGAAAAAGACTCAAACCAGGCTCGGAGTTGATTCTTGTCTTTTCTGCTGATGGTCATTCTCAGTTGGTTCTGGTGTATCGAAGAAAACTGGCGATACCAGGCTTTTGCCAGTGCGTTGTCTTCTTTGATCAGGTCGCGAAGGCGAGTAGATACCTTTTGTAAACGGCGAATATCCCGAAGTTTCAAATGGCGAAAAATCAGGGACATTGCATCTGAGGTTAAATCCTGAAAAGAAGATTTTTTTTCCTTGTCAGGTACAGTAATGGACCTGCCCGCACTGTTACCCGTTGGTGTGAGTGATAGCGCTTGAACTTGCGCTGGTAGTGGTTCAGTAACAGGAGGATTATTTATTCCATGCATGAATGACTCTTGCAAAGTTGCTAATGATCTTTGATCAACAAGGGCGTTCTAGTTAGTCAGAGACAGTTTCAGAATGAAAGTTCATAACAGTTTGGTCAGTGCAACTGACAAAATGACTTTCGGCACATTCAGGATGTTGTCACTCAGTGACTGCAGACAATAAATGATTCCTCCGTAGTTCAGTGATTTTTACTACGCCATCCACACTGGATGTGATCACCTGGCTGCCATCGGCGCTAAAGGTGGCCGATGAGATAGCGGCATCATGGACAATGTTGGCTTTTTCTAACCAGGTACCATAATCCTGCTGACCAATGATTTTCGCCGTTTTACAATGCAAGGTAGTTGTCACCAGGTGGCGGCCATCAGGGCTGAAGGTGGCTGACATGGCCAAAAAATTATTGGCAAAGGAGGCTTTTTCTTCCCATAAGCCTTTGGCTTTTCTGCCGTAGATTTTCACTGTGCCATCGAAGATAGCAGTCACAACATGACGGCCATCGGGGCTGAAGGTAGCTGAGTTGACACCTTTACTGTGTTGACTGATGGTGTTTTTTTCCCATGATCCATCGGACTTCTTCTTATAGATTTTCACTGTGCCATCGAGGCTGCCTGTGACCACACAGTTACCAGCAGGGCTGAAGGCCGCTGACATGACAGCACCTTCATGGGGAAAAACCTCTTTTTCTTCCCATAATCTATCGTCTCTCTGGCTATAGATTCTTGCCGTTTTATTCCCGCAGGCGGTTACCACATGGCGGCCATCGCTGCTGAAAGTGGCTGAATAGACAGAATAATGATGGTAAAAGGTAACTGTTAACCCCCATGATCCATCATCCTTCTGACTATGGATTTTCACTGTGTTATCAAAACTGGCGGTCACGACATGACGACTATCGGTGCTGAAGGTGGCTGAACTGATCTGATGATGATGGAGAATGTTGATGTTTAGTTTCCATAACTCATTGCATCCAAGGCCACATATCTTCGCCCTGTGATTCGAGACGGTTACCAGATGGTGACTATCGGGGCTGAAAATCGCTGATCTGACCGAACTGCCATGGGGAATGGAGGTTGTTCTTTCCCATATCCCATCAACCTTTTGGCGGTAGATTTTTGCCGTGTGGTCTCCATTGGTGGTGATCAGGTAGCGGCCATCGGCACTGAGAGCGGCAGAGTGGACTTTATTGAGGTTTCTTATAGGGTCGGTGTCGTCAATGCTGGTGGCTGAGTTGACTTCACAAATTTTGTCAATGGTGGCTTTTGTGACTAACTCAAAGGTTTTACATTGAGACATCAGCTCAGCCCTGGTGAAAAATAATAGAGCAGGTGAATAAACACTCGTCGGCTGGCGATCTGTGAGTGACTCGAGAAACGCCTGATCATTGGAAAACGACTCAAACCAGGCTCGGAGTTGGTTCTTGTCTTTTCTGTTGATGGTCATCCTCAGTTGATTCTGGTGTGCTGAAGAAAACTGTCGATACCAGGCTTTTGCCAGAGCGTTATCTTCTTTGATCACATCGCGAAGGCGGGTACAGACCTTTTGTAAACTGCGAATATCCCGAAGTTTTAAATGGCGAAAAATCAGGGACAGTGTATCTGAGGTTAAATCCTGAAATGAAGATTTTTCTTCCTTGTCAGTTACAGTAATGGACTTTCCCGCATGGTTACCTGTTAGCGATAGAGCTTGAACTTGCGGTAGTGGTGGTTCAATAGCGGAATCATTATTTATTCCATGCATGACGGGTTCCTGCAAAGTTGTTATT
This window harbors:
- a CDS encoding F-box/WD40 repeat-containing protein, with protein sequence MHGINNPPVTEPLPAQVQALSLTPTGNSAGRSITVPDKEKKSSFQDLTSDAMSLIFRHLKLRDIRRLQKVSTRLRDLIKEDNALAKAWYRQFSSIHQNQLRMTISRKDKNQLRAWFESFSNDKALLESLTDRQPTGAYLPALLFFTRAELMSNCETFELVTRATIDDQSHVASANKVNSADLSVDGRYLVTANEDHTAKIYGLKANGIWEIKTTIPHDKWVDSAIFSPDSHNVLTVSFKTAKIYDLACDESWEPNTTILHIGIIHSASFSTDSRHAVTTSWDKTGKIHSRKDDGSWQLTAILKNALFSANFSNDSCQVVTTCWDKMVRIHSQKADGSWEEKDSIPHSGRVISANFSPNDCYLVTASRDCRAKLFEKKSDGTWEENTLIQHSNGVKLATFSPDGSRLATANKDCMMKIYGRKADGSWEEETIIYHKNEVTSVNFSPDGRHLVTTARQCKTAKIIGQQDNGSWLEKANIAHDDWISSATFSGDGSQVITSSEDGIVKITELRRNHLLSAVTE
- a CDS encoding F-box/WD40 repeat-containing protein, whose translation is MHGINNDSAIEPPLPQVQALSLTGNHAGKSITVTDKEEKSSFQDLTSDTLSLIFRHLKLRDIRSLQKVCTRLRDVIKEDNALAKAWYRQFSSAHQNQLRMTINRKDKNQLRAWFESFSNDQAFLESLTDRQPTSVYSPALLFFTRAELMSQCKTFELVTKATIDKICEVNSATSIDDTDPIRNLNKVHSAALSADGRYLITTNGDHTAKIYRQKVDGIWERTTSIPHGSSVRSAIFSPDSHHLVTVSNHRAKICGLGCNELWKLNINILHHHQISSATFSTDSRHVVTASFDNTVKIHSQKDDGSWGLTVTFYHHYSVYSATFSSDGRHVVTACGNKTARIYSQRDDRLWEEKEVFPHEGAVMSAAFSPAGNCVVTGSLDGTVKIYKKKSDGSWEKNTISQHSKGVNSATFSPDGRHVVTAIFDGTVKIYGRKAKGLWEEKASFANNFLAMSATFSPDGRHLVTTTLHCKTAKIIGQQDYGTWLEKANIVHDAAISSATFSADGSQVITSSVDGVVKITELRRNHLLSAVTE